AGAATGTAAATTCAATTACATCTAATCATTATCCCAATCTAACATTTCTCTCTCCAGATCATCTTTCGAAATTAATCTATTATATTTTACATCATCCAAGCCTGCTTCCACCATTTTATTATATTCTGTCAAGAATAAGTCCTTTTCTTCTAAAAAATTTGGATTAACTATCTTTTGCTTTTCTAAATATCTCATACTTTTTTTTAATTTCACGAAACATGTATAGTCCCTACGGGACAACATTTCGGGGTGGCTTTTCTTTTTTACCAACATTTTTCTACCAACATTTAACTCCTAACGGAGTATTTCTCAAAATTGTATTTTCTCAGATAACTTATTACAAGATTAAAAGCATTCTAAAATACTTAGTGTTTCAAGTTATCTCGTAGAGATTAAATATCGGTAGACTATTGTTTACACACAATAACAATGTCCCGTATGGGACTACACACAATTCTAACAATAATACCACCAATTTCTACAAACACTAGAAAACCTTGCGCGAAAGTCTAAAAACGAAAAAAGGCTCAAAGTATAAACTTCAAGCCTTTCTATATAAAAAATCTTAGAACCTTAGCAACTCAGTGCCTCAGAACCTTAATTAATACTATTAAGCATTTCAGCGATTTCATCTAATCTTGGCGTTAAGATGATTTCGATTCTACGGTTTTTAGCTTTTCCTTCCGGAGTTGCATTACTTGCAAGCGGAGAAAATTCGCTGCGACCTGCTGCTGTTAATTTTTGTTTGTTGATTTTAGTGTTTTCACTTAAAATAGCCACAATTGCAGTTGCTCTTTTTGTAGATAAATCCCAGTTGTTTGCAATTGGACCTGAACCTGCATAAGGATCATCGTCTGTGTGTCCTTCAATAAGAACCGAAAGATCCGGATTATCACCCAAAACTTTTCCTAATTCTACAACTGCTTTTCTACCTTCTACTCCAACTGCCCAACTTCCTGAGTTGAAAAGCAATTTGTTTTCCATAGAAACGTATACTTTTCCATTTTTCTGTTCTACAGTAAGACCTTTACCTTCAAAACCGTTTAAGGCTTTAGATAAAGTTTCTTTTAATTTTTTCATCGCAGCTTCTTTTGCTGCAATCATAGCTTCAAGTTCGTTTAGACGACTTGCTGTTTTATCCAAACGTGCTTGTTCGTCGGCTAATTTTTTAGATTTTGCTTCTAATTGCGCTAACAATTCACGGTTTTTAGCCATATTGCTTTCTAATGCATCATTGCTGTTTTTCTCTAATGCATTATAAGAATCCTGTAAAACCTTATATTTATTTTGTGCTGCAGCCAAGTCCGCTTTTTGTTTTGCAAGATCAGCTTTTGTATCGTTTAGATCTTTTGTTAAAGCATCACGATCTAATTCTAACTGATTTTTTGATTTTTGCAAACTTGCATTTTCATCAGCAATTGAGCGATTTTCTTTTTTTAGATCTGAATATTTTGTTTCAAGATCGTTGTAAATTTTCTTGGATACACATGAAGTCATAGACATGGCTACAACTAGTAATCCGATAGAGGCCTTTTTAATCATACTGTTTTTTATTTGGAGGGTATTAATAATCTAACAATGTCAAAATTCAACAACAATAACAATGTCAATTTTGACACTTAAAACTGCTATTCACTCAACAAGAACAATACCACTTTTATTCTATCTCAACTAAAACCGGACAATGATCTGAATGTACAGCATCCGGAAGAATAACAGCACGTTTTAAACGATGTTGCAAAGAATCGCTTACCAAATTATAATCGATACGCCAACCTTTATTGTTTCCTCTGGCGCCAGCACGGTAACTCCACCAAGAATAATGATGCGGATCTTTATTGAAATGGCGGAAACTATCAATGAAACCAGACTTCATAAATCCGTCAAGCCAAGCACGTTCTGCCGGAAGAAATCCTGAAACAGTTTTATTACGTACCGGATCATGAATATCTATAGCTTCGTGGCAAATGTTGTAATCACCACAAATAATAAGATTTGGAATCGTAAGTTTTAATTCGTTGATGTAGGTTTGAAAATCATCCATAAACATAAATTTATGATCTAATCTTTCAATATTTGTTCCTGACGGAAGGTATAAACTCATTACAGAACAATCGTCAAAATCAGCACGAAGGTTACGACCTTCAAAATCCATGTGATGAATTCCGGTTCCAAAAACAACGTTGTTTGGTTTTATTTTAGATAAGATAGCCACACCACTATAGCCTTTTTTGGTAGCCGGATAATAATATTGATACGGATAACCTGCAGCAGTAATGTCGTCTACGGGAATTTGCTCTTGTGTAGCTTTTATTTCCTGAAGACAAATCACATCTGGATTAGCATGTTGCAGCCATTCGATAAAACCTTTGGTAATTGCGGCACGTATTCCGTTTACATTATAAGAAATAATTTTCATCAGTGTTTTTTTTAGGATTCCAAATGTAATAAAAAAGTGGAAAGTTTGTGTTTGAATCAACGAAAAGTAGAGTTTTTTGTTATCTTTGTTCGCTGCTCTAATAAATTAAAAATAGTACATGGGTTTAGTTACCGCGAAAGAAGTTGCAAAGGCAATAAATGTTGAGAAGTACGGAGTTCTTGGTACTTTTTCAGGCTGGATTCTTATGAAGGTTCTTAAGATCTCTACCCTTAATAAAATTTACGATCATAATAAACATTTAGAGGATGTTGCGTTTTTGAATGGGATCTTGGATGAAATGGAAATTAAATTCGAAATTCCGGAAGAAGATTTAAAACGTTTACCTAAAGATGGCGCGTATATTACCATCTCAAATCATCCGCTTGGAGGAATTGATGGTATTTTGCTTTTGAAATTAATGCTCGAAAGAGAACCAAATTTCAAAATAATCGCTAACTTTTTATTACACAGAATTGTTCCGCTTAAAAAATATATAATGCCGGTTAATCCTTTTGAAAATCATAAGGATGCTAAATCGAGCGTTGTTGGAATCAAAGAAACTTTGCGTCATTTAAGCGATGGAAAACCGTTGGGAATTTTCCCTGCCGGGGAAGTTTCTACCTATAAAGATGGAAAACTAGTTGTAGACAAACCTTGGGAAGAAGGCGCTTTGAAGTTAATTCGTAAAGCTAAAGTTCCTGTAGTTCCAATTTATTTTCACGCAAAAAACAGTAAGTTGTTTTATTGGCTTTCTAAAATTGATGATACTTTGCGAACTGCAAAATTACCATCAGAATTGCTTACGCAGAAAGATCGTGTGATTAAAGTTCGTATTGGGAAACCGATTTCTGTAAATGAGCAAAACGAAATTGAATCGTTTGAAGAATACTCAGAATTTTTAAGAAAGAAAACCTACATGCTTGCAAATCCTTTCGAAAAGGACAGCAAACTACTAGATACTGCAAGTTTAAAAATACCAAAAGCACCTAAAAAAATCGTAACGCCTGCAAGTGAATCTAAAATGCTTGACGAGGTAAATATGCTAAGAAACAGCGATTGCCGTTTGTTACAAAGTAAAAATTACGAGGTATTTTTTGCAAGAGCGAAATCTATTCCGAATGTTTTGCACGAAATTGGTCGTTTGCGTGAAATCACTTTTCGTGAAGTTGGCGAAGGAACAAATGAATCTATCGATTTAGATAAATTTGACCAATATTATCACCATATGTTTTTATGGGACGATGAAACTAAAAAAATTGCTGGTGCTTACCGCATGGGATTAGGTTCTGAGATTTATCGTAAATACGGAATTGAAGGTTTCTATTTGAATGATTTATTTAGATTTGAACCAGAATTACATGATATGATGCATAAATCGATCGAAATGGGTCGTGCGTTTATCATCAAAGAATATCAGCAAAAACCAATGCCTTTGTTCTTATTATGGAAAGGTATTATTCATACAACATTACGTTATCCTGAGCATAAATATTTATTAGGTGGTGTGAGTATTAGTAATCAATTCTCTGACTTTTCGAAATCATTAATGATTGAGTTCATGAAGTCTAATTACTATGATCCTTATATTGCACAATATATTCACCCGAAAAAGGCTTATAAAGTAAAACTGAAAGATGCTGATAAAGATTTTATATTCGATGAAGCAGAATCTGATTTGAATAAGTTTGATAAAATCATTGATGAATTAGAACCGGGAAATTTACGTTTACCTGTTTTAATCAAAAAGTACATCAAGCAAAACGCACGTGTTGTTGCTTTTAACGTCGATCCTCTATTCAATAATGCTATCGATGGTTTAATGTACATTAGAATCGCAGATATTCCGGAAAGCACCATGAAACCGGTTATCGAAGAATTTCAAATAGAATTGGAGCGCAAATTATCTGAGAAAGAAGATTAATTACAGCGATTATTATAAAATTAAAATCCCATTCCGCCATGGCGTAATGGGATTTTTTAATTACAATTTTTTCCTCAAAACTAGTCCGGATGTTCCTTCCTAACCAATTTACAAAATCTTTATTTTTTGAGATTAAAATATAACCTGACATACATTTAAATCTCTTTAAAGAGAACAATTAAACTTCGTTTATAAAGAGATGCAAATTACTTTGCAAAAGAACTGGAAACGTCCATTAAAAGTCATTAAAACAAAAGAAAAAGATATTTATCATTATATCCTTAAAAAGAAAAAATCCCATTCGCCGTGGCAAATGGGATTTTTTTATGTTTTAAAACCAAGGCTTTTGGCCAACCTGATATGTTTGATAAAAATCTTCATCAGTTTTAGTGAGATAAATTATCCCTTCGATTATACCAATTAAACCTCCAATGCCAAATATAATGTTCAATAAAATTTGAATAATCCCCTCTTTTGTATATCCTAAATAAAATTTATGAATACCCAAAAAACCTAATAAAATAGCTAGAATTCCTGCTACAACCTTTTTATTCTCTTCACGATGAACCGGAGGATTGTTCCAATGCTCTGTTTTAGTGTTTTCCATTTTTATAGTGTTATTAGTTAATTAAACTTCTTTAAAAAAGGTTTTCCTGTCTTTTAAAACCAAATGGATTGATGCAATATATCATCAAACGAATTATTTTTGACAAAAAGAATCAATCGGATAAAATGATAAAAAGCTAAAAAATAAGCCAGATTGTAGGCCAATTTTCTATTATATAAAAGGCTTGTAAAATATTCTTTTTTAGTTATAATTTCTGTTGTCAAAACAATAATAGTAAGCCAGCAAAATACAATAACAAAAGGTCCTAAAATATGATAACTAAGTGACTTGTAAATATCTCCCTGATAAAAATAAACCAATGATTTTGTAATCCCACAACCTGGACAAGGAAAACCTGTAACCATCTTGAAAGGGCAAAACGACTGATCAGATTCTAAATGGTTGTTATGATTATCAAGCATCAAAAAAAACGGAACTATCAGTGTAATTGCTGCACCGATAATTCCGTAAATTTTACGCTTTGTTCTGTTATTATTTGTATAATCTGTTGATATCACCTTGTACAATCATTGCTGCTGCAATAGGAAAAAAGAATCCTAAAACAATTAATAAAGTTGACTGATCTTTTTGAAGCTCTCCAGTTTTCTCATAAACTTTTGGCAACGCTTCTTTTCCAGCCAAATAATAAAAATAAATATTTACCGGCATACAACATCCTGCAAAAATTGCAATAGGCTGTGAGATAACTTCTCTTCCTGCAACGGCATTAAAAACTTCAGATACTTTAATATTCCAATAAATTAAGTATAATCCACAAGTTAAAAACCCAAAAAGCAATACCATAATAGGATCTACTTTAAATACTGGAATTGGTTCATTAAAATTATTAGACGTTTCTTTAAATTCGTTTTCCATTTTTTATTAGTTAAAATTAATTGGTTATGTCCTACTCTTAGGATTTTCGGTCACTCCTTATTTAGAAACAATATTATTAAAAATTAACATTAAAAACTAATTCTAGCCTAAAAATTCTACAGAAAAAACTCGTTATTTAATTCTAAAAACTACAATGCAATCAAAACTTGGTCTTTAAATAATTTACTTATTATAAACCGCTTTAATTTTATCTACTATAACCTGCGCCAAACGCTCGTGGCTCTCAAAAGTCCAACCGGCAATATGAGGCGTCAACAAGGCATTTTTGGCTTCCAGTAAATATTGAAAAGCTTCCGGAGTATTTTTATCCTGGAATAACGTTTCAAAAGATAATTTCTCATACTCTAAAACATCCAAACCTGCTCCCAGAATCTTTTTAGCCTTCATAGCTTCAACCAAATCTGCCGTAACAATATTTTTACCGCGCGAAGTATTTATAATCCAAAATGGCTTCGAAAACGCATTTATAAAATCAGAATCTACCATTTTATCCGTTTCCGGAGTCCAAGGAAGATGTAAACTCAAAACATCTGCTTTTTGCTGCAATTCCTTCAATGAAACTTGTCTGGCATTTTCGTCGCCTATATTTTCCAGAATATCATGAAACAAAACTTCTACTTCAAAACCACGAAGTTTTTTAGCAAAGGCTTTTCCCATGTTTCCGTAACCAATAATTCCAACGGTTTTTCCATCAAGTTCATGACCACGATTACTTTCACGATTCCAATGTCCCGCTTTTATTTCGGCATCAGCCTGATTTAAATTATTGAATAACGACAAAATTACGCCTAAAGAATGTTCTGCAACAGCGTTGCGATTACCTTCCGGAGCAGCAATTAAGTGAATTCCTTTTGTCTCGGCATAATCACAATCGATACTTTCTAAACCTGCACCAACTCTGGCAATAAACTGCAAATTGGTAGCTTTATCCAGAAACGTTTTATCAATTTTAAAACGACTTCTGATTACAATTCCGTTATAATCCTGAATTTTAGATTCAACTTCTTCTTTTGAAGATTTAAAATCGGCGTGATTTTCAAAACCGGCATCTTCTAATTGTTGCCATAAAATAGGATGATTGCTATCGATGTGAAGAATTTTTATGCTCATTACTTTTTAATTTTATAAAACAAAAATACGGTTAATTATTTATTAGCAATCCTGAAAAGTTTCAGGTTTCAAGTTCAAAAAATTGTGACTTTACAACAATACTCAAGTCATTAGACACAAACACTTTGATCTTAACCGCCTTCAGAATTTTTTATTGGCTATAATTTTTTTTAACTTTGAAAATATTACGATTCGCCGACTTTCGATGAATTTATCCTTTCTAAATTATAATTCCCCTCCAATATGAAACTAACCAAGACTTTTAAAGCCTTTTTTGAAAATGAAAAATCAGGAGGAATATTATTACTCTTTGTCACTATTATATCACTTTATCTCGCCAATTCTTCTTTTCAGACAGAATACATCGCTTTTTGGGAAAAAGATATAAACGGACATTCAATCACACATTGGATTAATGATGGATTAATGACAATCTTCTTTTTGTTGATTGGACTAGAATTGGAACGCGAAATTTATCATGGCGAATTATCCAGCATCAAAAATGCCTCTTTACCAATTATGGCAGCTCTTGGCGGAATGCTTATTCCTGCAGCAATTTTCCTAGCTTTAAATTTTGGAACCGCAACTCAAAACGGAGCTGGAATCCCAATGGCTACAGACATTGCTTTTGCAATCGGAATTTTATCTCTTTTAGGAAAGAAAGTTCCATCATCGCTAAAAGTGTTTCTAACTGCTTTGGCAGTTATTGACGATTTAGGTGCCATTATCGTGATTGCCGTTTTCTACACTACTACAATTTCTTTTATAAATCTTGCCATTGCCTTAGGAATTTGGATAATCTTATTTATTTTGAATCGAATGAAAGTTCAAAACCTGATTCCATATTTAATTGGAGGTATCGTAATGTGGTATTTTATGTTAAACTCAGGAGTTCATGCGACAATTACAGGAGTTATTTTGGCTTTTGTAATTCCGTTTGGCGATGGTGGCGAGAATTCGTCGTCGTATAAACTACAGCACTTTTTACACAAACCCGTTGCTTTCTTCATTTTGCCATTATTTGCCATTGCCAATACTTGCATCGCTATTGAATCTGACTGGCACGAAGGATTGAATCATCCAAACACATTTGGAATAATCTTAGGTTTAGTAATTGGAAAACCTCTGGGAATTTTACTTTTCTCTTCTATTGGAGTAAGTGCGGGATTATGTTCTTTGCCTAAAAGTCTGAAATGGGCACATATTCTGGGCGCAGGAATGTTAGGCGGAATTGGTTTTACAATGTCAATCTTCATCACGATTTTAGCTTTTAAAGATCCTGAAACTATTGTGTTTTCTAAAATCGCTATTTTGATCGCTTCAATACTTTCCGGAATTTTTGGATTAGTTTATTTGAAATATACTGTATCGAAGAAAAAAACCATTTAACATGACAATGTCTTTTTATAAAATCACAATTATAGTATTGTCTTTTCTACTATTTTCTGCCTGTAAGGATAAATCAAAAAGTGTCACAGACGAAAACAATTCTAAAGAAGTCCTTATCGATTTGACAAACAAAAAAGATGAATCTATTGAAGGTTTATACAAAACAGAACCAGATCCAAATAGCACTGACGAATGCGAAATTTCTCTTGAAATCGCTAAAATAAAAAGTGATTATGTGTATTTTCTAAAAACTAAACTTCGAAAAGTAAAAGGCAAAGCAACTTTCTCTACAAATGAATCCGGAGAAAAATATATTGTTTTAGAAGGCATAAAATGGGATGATTACGAAGGTGACATCAGCAATGAAGATGAAACTGATTCTATTTCTGACTCAAAAGAAGCATTAGAAATTCCTGTTGGAATTGATGCGAGTTATGTAAAAGACACCATAACTATTCAGAATTATGGCAATGCTATGAATTCGTATACCAAGATTTCAGAATGTGGAAGGAAATACATACAGTTGATTAAGAAATAAAACTTACTATTATGATTGCGAGAATCTGGCACGGAAAAACAAGAATTGGAAATTATGAAACTTATACTCAATTCATAAAAAACACAGCAATTCCTGACTATTCAAAAACGTCAGGTTTTATAAAATTATCATTTTTAAGAAATATCAAAAACAACGAAGCTCATTTTACACTTATTACCTATTGGGAGAACCTCGAAGTGATTAAAAACTTTGCAGGCGAAGATTATGAAAAGGCTAAATATTATCCTGAAGATGATGACTTTCTCCTGGAGTTTGAGGAAAAAGTCGAACATTTTGAGGTTTTTGCATAACAAAAAGACGACAATAAAAAATCACAAATTCCAGCACAATTGTCATTGGAGCTTTTAAATGATTTCTTTGCTAAATGAAAAAAATAAAACAAATACTTCTTTCATCAATAACACTTATTATTCTCTTAATTGGAGTAATATTCTACCAGATAAAAACTTACGTTCCGCCAGCTTTTGATTGCAGAATGCCAGTTCCTGACTTTTGTGGAACACCTAATTTAACAGAAAAAGCAACAAAAGGAAAAGAAATTTTTAATGCGAATTGTGCAGCTTGCCATAAAAAACATTCCAGATCTACAGGACCAGCATTACAAAAAGTAGATTCTTTAGTTTTTGTAAAATGGTTAACGAATAAAAAGAATAAAATTGATAGTACAAAAATTGAAGAATTTGGAATTGATTACCATAAAATGACATTTTCAAAAACTCTAAACAAAGAAGAAGTAGCTAATCTAATTGAATATTCCAGAAACTAAGGACGTAAAACAGCATTATTAACCTTCAATAGAAACATCATTCTTTACACATATTTACCTTTGTCAAAGTTTAAAACTTTGACAAAGGTTTCACAAACTTTAGGCATCATCCTTTAAAACGACAAACCCGACAGATTTTAAAAACCTCTCAGGTTTACGAGACTCCATAAAAAAATCCCAAACTTCAATAATTGGAATTTGGGATTTTTTTATGTTGGATTTTCTCTTAGAAACTAACCTTTAATCTGTTTCAAAGAAGTTTTGATTCCTTTGATCAAAGACGAACTAAAGCCATTATGTTCCATTTCGTTCAAACCAACGATTGTGCAGCCTTGAGGCGTTGTTACACGATCGATTAATTGTTCCGGATGTACTTTTTCCTCTAACAACATTTTTGCAGCTCCTTTTACAGTTTGTGCCGCAATTGCCAAAGCTGTATTCGAATCAAATCCTATTTCGATTCCGGCTTGCATTGAAGCACGGATATATCTTAAAGCATATGCCGTTCCGCATGCACCAAGAACAGTTGCAGCATCCATTAACTTTTCGTCAATAACCGGAGCCGTTCCTAAATCCTGAAATAAATCTACAATTGGTAAAGCTTTTTCTCTGTCCTTTTCAGGGAAAGAAATACAAGTCGCTGACTCTCCAAATTGTGCCGCGATATTTGGCATAATGCGTATTACCGGATATTCATTATTTGTTTTTTCCTGAAGCATATCGAGAGATAAACCACTTACTGCAGATGCAATAGTTTTTCCTTTGATTACAGGTAAAATTTCAGCAAAAACGGTATCAACCTGATATGGTTTTATAGTTAAAATCACCACATCCGCTTCTTGAATATTATGTTTATTATCTGATGAAACCGTGATTCCATATTCTGATAAATATTGAATAATTGCGATATTTCTTCGTGTAACCGTAACCTGATTACTTTTAGAGAACTTTGCAATTCCCAAGGCGATAGAAACTCCCAGGTTTCCTCCTCCAATTATATGTACTTTCATTCTTGGTTGGTTTTTTGATTTATTTTTGGCTGAGTAATAGCAGATTTTTTCGGCATGTAAATTACGCAGATTTTACAGATATTAAATCACTGCAATCCATCAATTTGTGGCAAAAATCTAAAAGCCAAGAATCATTATAGCTATTTCAAAAGCATTATTCTATCAAACTCTTTTCGAAAGAACCATGGATGATACGGATTTACAAAAGTAAAAACGCCGATGAAAACGGATTTTTAAAAATAATAGATGAAAAATCCGTTTTGATCCGCATTTTCGCGATAGCGAATCAGTTTAATCCGCGTTCCTTTATAGACGATTTAAGATTTGTGATCGTATAAACAAACCCCGCACAAAATTTATGCATCTACATTATTCTTAGAGCAGTTTTCCTTTTAATAATAAAGAAGCGATCGTAAAATAGATTACTAATCCTGTTACATCTACCAAAGTAGCCACAAATGGCGCCGATGAAGTTGCCGGATCCAGTTTGAGTCTTTTCAGTAAAAAAGGTATCATTGATCCTGAAAGTGTTCCCCACAAAACAATAAATACTAATGAAAGCGAAACCGTTGCTCCAATTGCTAACCAATGTTCGCCGTATTCATAAAGACCAGTTTGCTGCCAAACCATAATTCTAATGAAACCAACAATTCCTAAAATTGCGCCTAATAAAAAACCTGATGCAATTTCTTTCTTCATTACATACCACCAATCCTTTAGTGTTAACTCTTTCAACGCCATTGCACGAATGATCAAAGTCGCTGCTTGTGAACCGGAATTTCCTCCACTCGAAATAATAAGCGGAACAAATAATGCCAATACAACTGCTTTTTCAATTTCACCTTCAAAAAATCCCATCGCCGAAGCCGTGAACATTTCTCCAATAAATAAAACAACAAGCCAGGTAGCTCTCTTTTTAACCATTTCGCCCAAACGCGTTTGAACGTAAGGTAATTCCAAGGCTTCCAATCCCCCGAATTTCTGAATATCTTCAGTATCTCTTTTCTCGATTTCGTCTTTGATTACGTCGATAATATCATCAATTGTAATGCGACCAACCAAACGTCCTAATTCATCCACAACCGGAATTGCTTCCAGATCATATTTATCCATCATACGAGCTACCTCGACATCTGGCGTTTCAACATTTACATGATATAATTTTCGAATATAAATATCCGAAATTTGCGTTTTTGTAGAAGTTGTCAATAAATCTTTAAGCGATAATCTGCCTTTAAGTCTATTTTCATCGTCAACAACATAAATCGAATGTACTCTGGAAACATTTTCTGCCTGAATACGCATTTCTTTCACGCAAGTAAGTACGTTCCAGTTTTCATTAACCTTCACTAACTCTTTGTGCATGATACCTCCGGCAGTATCTTCGTCGTAACGCAATAAGTCAACGATTCCTTTTGCGTGTTCTACGTCCTGAAGTTCGGAGATTACCTCTGCTTTTCTATCTTTTGAAAGTTCTCCAATAATGTCTGCCGCATCATTGGTTTCAAGTTCGTCCAGCTCTTCGGCAATTTCTTTAGGCGAAAGTCGGTTTAAGATTTGTTCACGTAAATCGTCTTCTAATTCCAGAAGAATTTCAGCCGTTTTTTCGCTATCTAAAACCTTGAATATATAAGTTGCTTCATCAATGTCAATTTCATCAAGGATTTCAGCAAAATCCGCGTGATGCATGTCATTTAATAAAATCTCGAGCTCTTTGTTGTTTTTAGCTTGAATGAGTTGAGCTATTTGTTTAATTAGCTCTTTACTGATTTTAAACTCCATCGGCTTCTATTTTTTGAGTCAAAACAATAAATTC
This genomic window from Flavobacterium sp. 9 contains:
- a CDS encoding exodeoxyribonuclease III; translated protein: MKIISYNVNGIRAAITKGFIEWLQHANPDVICLQEIKATQEQIPVDDITAAGYPYQYYYPATKKGYSGVAILSKIKPNNVVFGTGIHHMDFEGRNLRADFDDCSVMSLYLPSGTNIERLDHKFMFMDDFQTYINELKLTIPNLIICGDYNICHEAIDIHDPVRNKTVSGFLPAERAWLDGFMKSGFIDSFRHFNKDPHHYSWWSYRAGARGNNKGWRIDYNLVSDSLQHRLKRAVILPDAVHSDHCPVLVEIE
- a CDS encoding cytochrome c; the encoded protein is MKKIKQILLSSITLIILLIGVIFYQIKTYVPPAFDCRMPVPDFCGTPNLTEKATKGKEIFNANCAACHKKHSRSTGPALQKVDSLVFVKWLTNKKNKIDSTKIEEFGIDYHKMTFSKTLNKEEVANLIEYSRN
- the nhaA gene encoding Na+/H+ antiporter NhaA, which codes for MKLTKTFKAFFENEKSGGILLLFVTIISLYLANSSFQTEYIAFWEKDINGHSITHWINDGLMTIFFLLIGLELEREIYHGELSSIKNASLPIMAALGGMLIPAAIFLALNFGTATQNGAGIPMATDIAFAIGILSLLGKKVPSSLKVFLTALAVIDDLGAIIVIAVFYTTTISFINLAIALGIWIILFILNRMKVQNLIPYLIGGIVMWYFMLNSGVHATITGVILAFVIPFGDGGENSSSYKLQHFLHKPVAFFILPLFAIANTCIAIESDWHEGLNHPNTFGIILGLVIGKPLGILLFSSIGVSAGLCSLPKSLKWAHILGAGMLGGIGFTMSIFITILAFKDPETIVFSKIAILIASILSGIFGLVYLKYTVSKKKTI
- a CDS encoding DUF4234 domain-containing protein; amino-acid sequence: MENEFKETSNNFNEPIPVFKVDPIMVLLFGFLTCGLYLIYWNIKVSEVFNAVAGREVISQPIAIFAGCCMPVNIYFYYLAGKEALPKVYEKTGELQKDQSTLLIVLGFFFPIAAAMIVQGDINRLYK
- a CDS encoding lysophospholipid acyltransferase family protein, coding for MGLVTAKEVAKAINVEKYGVLGTFSGWILMKVLKISTLNKIYDHNKHLEDVAFLNGILDEMEIKFEIPEEDLKRLPKDGAYITISNHPLGGIDGILLLKLMLEREPNFKIIANFLLHRIVPLKKYIMPVNPFENHKDAKSSVVGIKETLRHLSDGKPLGIFPAGEVSTYKDGKLVVDKPWEEGALKLIRKAKVPVVPIYFHAKNSKLFYWLSKIDDTLRTAKLPSELLTQKDRVIKVRIGKPISVNEQNEIESFEEYSEFLRKKTYMLANPFEKDSKLLDTASLKIPKAPKKIVTPASESKMLDEVNMLRNSDCRLLQSKNYEVFFARAKSIPNVLHEIGRLREITFREVGEGTNESIDLDKFDQYYHHMFLWDDETKKIAGAYRMGLGSEIYRKYGIEGFYLNDLFRFEPELHDMMHKSIEMGRAFIIKEYQQKPMPLFLLWKGIIHTTLRYPEHKYLLGGVSISNQFSDFSKSLMIEFMKSNYYDPYIAQYIHPKKAYKVKLKDADKDFIFDEAESDLNKFDKIIDELEPGNLRLPVLIKKYIKQNARVVAFNVDPLFNNAIDGLMYIRIADIPESTMKPVIEEFQIELERKLSEKED
- a CDS encoding DUF2752 domain-containing protein, with the protein product MISTDYTNNNRTKRKIYGIIGAAITLIVPFFLMLDNHNNHLESDQSFCPFKMVTGFPCPGCGITKSLVYFYQGDIYKSLSYHILGPFVIVFCWLTIIVLTTEIITKKEYFTSLLYNRKLAYNLAYFLAFYHFIRLILFVKNNSFDDILHQSIWF
- a CDS encoding antibiotic biosynthesis monooxygenase — its product is MIARIWHGKTRIGNYETYTQFIKNTAIPDYSKTSGFIKLSFLRNIKNNEAHFTLITYWENLEVIKNFAGEDYEKAKYYPEDDDFLLEFEEKVEHFEVFA
- a CDS encoding TM2 domain-containing protein translates to MENTKTEHWNNPPVHREENKKVVAGILAILLGFLGIHKFYLGYTKEGIIQILLNIIFGIGGLIGIIEGIIYLTKTDEDFYQTYQVGQKPWF
- a CDS encoding OmpA family protein translates to MIKKASIGLLVVAMSMTSCVSKKIYNDLETKYSDLKKENRSIADENASLQKSKNQLELDRDALTKDLNDTKADLAKQKADLAAAQNKYKVLQDSYNALEKNSNDALESNMAKNRELLAQLEAKSKKLADEQARLDKTASRLNELEAMIAAKEAAMKKLKETLSKALNGFEGKGLTVEQKNGKVYVSMENKLLFNSGSWAVGVEGRKAVVELGKVLGDNPDLSVLIEGHTDDDPYAGSGPIANNWDLSTKRATAIVAILSENTKINKQKLTAAGRSEFSPLASNATPEGKAKNRRIEIILTPRLDEIAEMLNSIN
- a CDS encoding 2-hydroxyacid dehydrogenase, encoding MSIKILHIDSNHPILWQQLEDAGFENHADFKSSKEEVESKIQDYNGIVIRSRFKIDKTFLDKATNLQFIARVGAGLESIDCDYAETKGIHLIAAPEGNRNAVAEHSLGVILSLFNNLNQADAEIKAGHWNRESNRGHELDGKTVGIIGYGNMGKAFAKKLRGFEVEVLFHDILENIGDENARQVSLKELQQKADVLSLHLPWTPETDKMVDSDFINAFSKPFWIINTSRGKNIVTADLVEAMKAKKILGAGLDVLEYEKLSFETLFQDKNTPEAFQYLLEAKNALLTPHIAGWTFESHERLAQVIVDKIKAVYNK
- the proC gene encoding pyrroline-5-carboxylate reductase; the protein is MKVHIIGGGNLGVSIALGIAKFSKSNQVTVTRRNIAIIQYLSEYGITVSSDNKHNIQEADVVILTIKPYQVDTVFAEILPVIKGKTIASAVSGLSLDMLQEKTNNEYPVIRIMPNIAAQFGESATCISFPEKDREKALPIVDLFQDLGTAPVIDEKLMDAATVLGACGTAYALRYIRASMQAGIEIGFDSNTALAIAAQTVKGAAKMLLEEKVHPEQLIDRVTTPQGCTIVGLNEMEHNGFSSSLIKGIKTSLKQIKG